A window of the Brassica napus cultivar Da-Ae chromosome A2, Da-Ae, whole genome shotgun sequence genome harbors these coding sequences:
- the LOC106431473 gene encoding squamosa promoter-binding-like protein 7 isoform X2, which yields MPFPRFEGLVCNLTQNLQPKSPTSSTTDGSLNDSKTNASSDIQSSMSQPPPPPEMDIQPPALLDDDPSSATWDWGDLLDFAADDDRLLFSPLPPPAMITTQSESYPSPDESGSGSDRVRKRDPRLLCSNFVQGMVPCSCPELDQKLEEAELPKRKRVRGGSGVVRCQVPGCEVDISELKGYHKRHRVCLACANASSVVLEGVDKRYCQQCGKFHVLPDFDEGKRSCRRKLERHNNRRKRKPVDKGGVASKQQQVLSQNDNSVIDVDDGKDNTCSSDQRVEQEASLISEDRNIPTQGSVPFPHSINADNFVPVTGSGEAQPDEGMNDTKFEPSPSSGDNKSAYSTVCPTGRISFKLYDWNPAEFPRRLRHQIFQWLATMPVELEGYIRPGCTILTVFIAMPEIMWAKLSKDPVAYLDEFILKPGKMLFGRGSMTVYLNNMIFRLLKGGTTLKRVDVKLESPKLQFVYPTCFEAGKPMELIVCGLNLVQPKCRFLVSFSGKYLPHNYSVVPAPDQDGKRSCSNKLYRITIVNSDPNLFGPAFVEVENESGLSNFIPLIIGDKAICSEMKLIEQKFNATLFPEEQDVTACYCSLTCRCRDFKERQSTFTGLLLDIAWSVKVPSAECTELTVNRCQIKRYNRVLNYLKQSSNSPSILGNILHNLETLVKKMDPGSLIHSKCDCDVRLLHENMNLARKQQSDEDSKVNPVTSACCCESSFHKDKPSRTLNFNQDPEAGLDCKERIQAASPDTGVNETDPLLKKEVVMNVSDKGDWPRKSCIPIHSAQTIRSRQTAFLITTFVVCFAVCAVIYHPNKVTQFAVAIRARLAHKL from the exons ATGCCTTTCCCCAGATTTGAAGGACTAGTTTGCAATTTAACCCAAAACCTTCAACCAAAATCACCAACTTCCTCAACAACCGATGGGTCCTTAAACGATTCGAAGACGAACGCATCATCAGATATACAATCTTCTATGTCGCAACCGCCACCACCGCCGGAGATGGATATCCAACCGCCGGCATTGCTCGACGACGATCCTTCCTCCGCCACGTGGGATTGGGGAGATCTCCTTGACTTCGCCGCAGACGACGACCGTCTACTCTTCTCCCCCCTTCCTCCTCCGGCGATGATTACGACGCAATCTGAATCGTATCCTTCTCCGGATGAATCGGGCTCGGGCTCGGATCGGGTCAGGAAGCGTGACCCGAGGCTGCTCTGTTCCAATTTCGTGCAAGGGATGGTCCCGTGCTCGTGTCCGGAGCTCGATCAGAAGCTGGAGGAGGCTGAGCTGCCGAAGAGGAAGCGGGTTCGAGGCGGGTCGGGTGTGGTTAGGTGTCAGGTTCCGGGTTGTGAAGTGGATATAAGTGAGCTCAAAGGGTATCATAAAAGGCATAGGGTTTGTCTTGCGTGTGCTAACGCTAGCTCCGTGGTGCTTGAGGGAGTGGATAAGAGATACTGTCAACAGTGTGGAAA GTTCCACGTGCTCCCggactttgatgagggaaaacgAAGCTGTAGGAGAAAGCTAGAGCGTCACAATAACAGGCGAAAAAGGAAACCTGTAGATAAAGGAGGAGTTGCTTCTAAGCAACAGCAAGTGTTATCACAGAATGATAACAGTGTAATTGATGTTGATGATGGCAAAG ATAATACATGCTCTAGTGATCAGAGAGTGGAACAAGAGGCTTCATTGATTTCTGAAGATCGGAATATTCCCACTCAGGGTTCTGTACCCTTTCCTCATAGCATCAACGCAGACAACTTTGTCCCTGTTACAGGTTCGGGTGAAGCTCAACCAGATGAAGGAATGAATGACACAAAGTTTGAACCTTCACCTTCTAGTGGTGACAACAAAAGTGCTTACTCAACTGTG TGCCCTACAGGACGGATCTCTTTTAAGCTCTACGACTGGAATCCAGCAGAGTTCCCACGGAGACTACGTCATCAA ATATTCCAATGGTTGGCGACCATGCCTGTTGAGCTGGAGGGCTATATCCGCCCAGGATGTACAATTTTGACTGTCTTTATTGCAATGCCAGAGATTATGTGGGCGAAG TTGTCTAAAGATCCGGTGGCATATCTTGATGAATTTATTCTTAAACCTGGAAAGATGCTATTTGGAAGAGGCTCGATGACTGTATATTTGAATAACATGATATTCCGTCTTTTGAAAG GTGGAACAACTTTAAAAAGAGTTGATGTAAAATTAGAGTCACCGAAACTTCAGTTTGTGTATCCAACATGTTTTGAAGCTGGAAAACCAATGGAACTCATTGTTTGTGGACTTAACCTTGTGCAACCCAAATGCCG GTTTCTTGTGTCTTTTTCTGGGAAGTACTTACCACATAACTATTCTGTTGTACCTGCACCGGACCAGGATGGGAAGCGTTCTTGTAGTAACAAGTTGTACAGGATAACTATTGTGAATTCTGACCCTAATCTCTTTGGCCCTGCATTTGTCGAG GTTGAAAACGAATCTGGCCTATCGAATTTCATACCTCTAATAATTGGAGACAAAGCTATTTGTTCTGAAATGAAACTAATAGAGCAGAAGTTCAATGCTACACTCTTTCCAGAGGAGCAAGACGTTACCGCATGCTATTGTTCTTTGACTTGCCGTTGCAGGGATTTCAAAGAGAGGCAAAGCACCTTTACTGGCCTCTTGTTAGATATTGCATGGTCAGTGAAGGTGCCCTCTGCAGAATGCACTGAACTAACCGTGAACCGATGTCAGATAAAACGATACAACCGAGTGTTGAATTATTTGAAACAAAGTAGTAACTCGCCCTCAATCTTAGGAAACATACTGCACAATCTGGAAACTTTGGTGAAGAAAATGGATCCAGGCAGTCTCATTCACAGTAAATGTGACTGCGACGTGAGGCTTCTACATGAGAATATGAATCTAGCCAGAAAGCAGCAGAGCGATGAAGATTCAAAGGTGAATCCAGTTACATCAGCGTGCTGTTGTGAGAGCAGTTTTCATAAAGACAAACCATCAAGAACATTAAACTTCAATCAG GATCCGGAAGCAGGATTAGATTGTAAGGAGAGGATACAAGCGGCTTCACCAGATACTGGCGTTAATGAAACGGATCCTCTTTTAAAGAAAGAGGTTGTCATGAACGTAAGTGACAAAGGAGACTGGCCGAGGAAGTCCTGTATACCAATACACTCTGCCCAAACAATCAGGTCCCGTCAAACTGCTTTCTTAATCACTACATTCGTTGTCTGCTTTGCGGTCTGTGCGGTTATCTACCATCCAAACAAGGTCACACAGTTTGCAGTGGCGATCCGAGCGAGATTGGCGCACAAACTTTGA
- the LOC106431474 gene encoding probable prolyl 4-hydroxylase 4, with the protein MSMSHNVLLLFFPIIFSVLIQSSTSAIVNPSRVKQVSSKPRAFVYEGFLTELECDHIVSLAKASLKRSAVADNDSGESKLSEVRTSSGTFIPKAKDPIVAGIEDKISTWTFLPKENGEDIQVLRYEHGQKYDAHFDYFHDKVNIVRGGHRIATVLMYLSNVTRGGETVFPNAEIPSRRVLSENQEDLSDCAKKGIAVKPRKGDALLFFNLRPDAIPDPLSLHGGCPVIEGEKWSATKWIHVDSFDRIVAPGGNCTDMNESCERWAVLGECTKNPEYMVGSAELPGYCRRSCKAC; encoded by the exons ATGTCGATGTCTCATAATGTATTGTTATTGTTCTTCCCTATCATCTTCTCCGTCCTGATTCAATCTTCCACTAGCGCCATTGTTAATCCTTCCAGAGTCAAGCAGGTTTCATCGAAACCCAG ggCGTTTGTGTATGAAGGGTTCCTCACGGAATTGGAATGTGATCATATCGTTTCCCTT GCAAAAGCGAGCCTTAAGAGATCAGCTGTCGCTGATAATGATAGTGGAGAGAGCAAGCTCAGCGAGGTTCGAACCAGCTCTGGCACCTTCATCCCCAAAGCAAAG GATCCCATTGTTGCCGGTATAGAAGACAAGATCTCCACATGGACATTTCTTCCTAAAG AGAACGGAGAAGACATTCAGGTATTGAGATACGAGCACGGTCAAAAATACGATGCTCACTTCGACTACTTCCATGACAAAGTCAACATTGTCCGTGGTGGACACCGCATAGCAACGGTTCTCATGTATCTATCTAATGTCACAAGAGGTGGAGAAACCGTCTTCCCCAATGCAGAG ataCCTTCTCGTCGGGTACTATCTGAGAACCAAGAAGACCTTTCTGATTGTGCTAAGAAAGGAATCGCCG tgaAACCAAGGAAAGGGGATGCTTTGTTGTTCTTCAACCTCCGCCCTGACGCAATCCCTGACCCGTTGAGCCTTCACGGTGGATGTCCTGTGATCGAAGGAGAGAAATGGTCAGCGACCAAGTGGATCCACGTGGACTCATTTGACAGGATTGTGGCGCCCGGTGGAAACTGCACTGATATGAACGAGAGCTGTGAGAGATGGGCGGTGCTTGGAGAATGCACGAAGAACCCAGAGTACATGGTTGGTTCTGCTGAGCTTCCTGGCTATTGCAGGCGTAGCTGTAAGGCTTGTTAG
- the LOC106431421 gene encoding chaperonin 60 subunit alpha 2, chloroplastic, translating into MFAVSPSYFSPATISPSRSGQGKKPQLPRKLLVVRAGGKRILYGKDSREALQAGIDKLADAVSVTLGPRGRNVVLAESDTIKVINDGVTIAKAIELSDTIENAGATLIQEVAIKMNESAGDGTTTAIILAREMIKAGSLAIAFGANAVSVKNGMNKTVKELVRVLQMKSFPVKGKSDVKAVASISAGNDEFVGNLIAETVEKIGPDGVISIETSSTSETSVIVEEGMKFDKGYMSPHFITNQEKSTVEFDKAKILVTDQKITSAKELVPLLEKTSQLSVPLLIIAEDISAEVLEILVVNKKQGLINVAVVKCPGMLDGKKALLQDIALMTGADYLAGDLGMSLMGATSDQLGVARKVTITANSTTIVADPSTKPEIQARIAQMKKDLAETDNSYMTGKIAERIAKLSGGVAVIKVGGHTETELEDRKLRIEDAKNATFAAMREGIVPGGGATYIHLLDEIPRIKKNLMEDLYEQIGADIVATALTAPAMVIATNAGVDGSVVVEKTRELEWRSGYNAMSGRYEDLINAGIADPCKVSRFALQNAVSVAGIVLTTQAVLVEKIKQPKPAVPEVPGIPTS; encoded by the exons ATGTTCGCCGTTTCACCGTCGTACTTCTCGCCGGCAACAATCTCTCCG AGCCGTAGCGGTCAGGGGAAGAAACCTCAATTGCCTAGGAAGCTCTTGGTGGTGAGGGCAGGAGGTAAGAGGATACTGTACGGTAAAGATAGCAGAGAGGCTCTACAAGCCGGAATCGATAAACTAGCTGATGCTGTCTCCGTCACCTTAGGCCCTAGAG GGCGTAATGTAGTGTTGGCTGAATCAGATACAATCAAAGTTATTAACGATGGTGTCACCATTGCTAAAGCTATTGAGCTATCTGACACTATCGAAAACGCTGGAGCTACACTTATCCAAGAG GTTGCGATTAAAATGAACGAATCAGCAGGTGATGGGACGACTACTGCAATCATTTTGGCTAGAGAGATGATCAAAGCTGGTTCTTTGGCTATTGCTTTTGGAGCTAACGCTGTTTCCGTGAAGAACGGAATGAACAAGACTGTTAAGGAGTTGGTCAGGGTGTTGCAGATGAAAAGTTTTCCTGTTAAAGGGAAGAGTGATGTTAAAG CCGTGGCTTCAATCTCTGCTGGTAACGATGAGTTTGTGGGGAACTTGATTGCTGAAACTGTGGAGAAGATTGGACCTGATGGCGTCATCTCCATTGAAACATCTTCCACTTCAGAAACATCTGTTATAGTCGAGGAAGGCATGAAG TTTGACAAGGGCTACATGTCGCCTCATTTCATCACAAACCAAGAGAAGTCTACTGTGGAATTCGATAAAGCTAAAATCCTTGTTACGGATCAGAAAATCACTTCAGCCAAAGAACTAGTTCCTTTACTGGAGAAGACTTCGCAACTGAGTGTTCCGCTTCTTATAATAGCAGAAGATATCTCGGCTGAAGTGCTCGAGATACTTGTGGTGAATAAGAAGCAAGGTTTGATCAATGTCGCTGTTGTTAAATGTCCTGGAATGTTGGATGGGAAAAAGGCTTTGCTACAAGACATTGCACTCATGACAG GAGCTGATTATCTTGCCGGAGATTTAGGCATGAGTCTAATGGGCGCAACTTCAGATCAGCTAGGCGTTGCTAGGAAAGTAACAATCACAGCTAACTCAACAACTATAGTGGCAGACCCTTCAACTAAACCTGAGATTCAGGCGAGAATAGCTCAGATGAAGAAGGATCTAGCTGAGACAGATAATTCATATATGACAGGAAAAATCGCAGAGAGAATAGCTAAGCTCTCCGGAGGCGTGGCTGTAATAAAG GTGGGAGGTCACACTGAGACAGAACTTGAGGACAGGAAACTTAGAATAGAAGACGCGAAGAACGCAACGTTTGCAGCCATGAGAGAAGGTATAGTACCAGGTGGTGGTGCGACGTATATCCATCTTTTAGACGAGATCCCGAGAATCAAGAAGAATCTAATGGAAGATTTATACGAACAAATAGGTGCAGATATAGTAGCAACG GCGCTCACGGCACCTGCAATGGTCATAGCAACCAATGCTGGTGTTGATGGATCAGTTGTGGTGGAGAAAACGAGAGAACTCGAATGGAGAAGCGGTTACAACGCAATGTCTGGGAGATATGAGGATCTTATTAACGCTGGAATTGCAGATCCTTGCAAGGTTTCAAGATTCGCTCTTCAAAACGCGGTTTCTGTTGCCGGCATTGTTCTCACTACTCAAGCAGTGCTAGTGGAGAAGATCAAGCAGCCTAAACCTGCAGTTCCTGAAGTTCCTGGCATACCCACTTCATAA
- the LOC106431422 gene encoding uncharacterized protein LOC106431422 isoform X2, producing MQDSSPPSQVKEDVTRSQPNKTQSDASIHKLPNPMPIGILRNLSLKRKASLPNYEKRLLLSPTVSEASEKPNSSVASLPYWKRCLSLPSSTNAANKLSLATSTPQASPLGHTDQSTSNRDGASVSRSLSMPGRNKVIVRAVSFDNSSKQHVSNEASGSGSDEITPVTAEETEEEIPEEEAVCRICLDVCEEGNTLKMECSCKGDLRLVHEHCAIKWFSTKGTRICDVCRQEVRNLPVILLRVPTINQLTTRRELTQQNPQPQSISVGQEFVVLVLISTVCYFFFLEHLLIRDLKSQAIFVAAPFSFTLALLASTFAVVLAIREYMWTYAALEFALVALLVHLLYVTFGLPVVYSMLFAGILGFGMAMCLNQLYVCYASRLVRVPQNRNLV from the exons ATGCAAGattcttctcctccttctcaG GTTAAAGAAGATGTCACCAGATCTCAACCAAATAAAACCCAATCTGATGCTTCAATCCACAAACTCCCCAACCCTATGCCTATAGGAATCTTGAGGAACCTGAGTCTGAAAAGAAAAGCTTCTCTTCCCAACTATGAGAAGAGATTGCTACTTAGTCCAACTGTTTCAGAAGCCTCTGAAAAGCCTAATAGCTCCGTTGCTTCTTTGCCTTATTGGAAAAGATGCTTGTCACTTCCTTCTTCTACAAATGCTGCTAATAAGTTGTCTCTGGCTACATCTACACCGCAGGCTTCACCTCTGGGGCATACTGACCAATCTACATCTAAT AGGGATGGTGCATCAGTTTCAAGATCCTTGTCTATGCCTGGGAGAAACAAAGTCATTGTACGAGCTGTCTCTTTTGACAACAGCAGCAAACAACACGTTTCCAATGAAGCAAGTGGTAGTGGTAGTG ATGAGATCACTCCGGTTACTGCGGAAGAAACTGAAGAAGAGATccctgaagaagaagctgtgtgCAGGATTTGTCTTGATGTCTGCGAGGAAGGCAACACGCTGAAAATGGAATGCAGTTGCAAAGGCGACCTCAGGCTTGTTCATGAGCACTGTGCGATTAAGTGGTTTAGTACAAAGGGAACTCGAATTTGCGATGTTTGCAGACAAGAAGTCAGAAACTTACCAGTGATTCTGCTTCGTGTCCCAACAATCAATCAGCTTACCACTAGACGGGAACTCACTCAGCAGAATCCACAGCCACAAAGCATTAG TGTGGGGCAAGAGTTTGTAGTGCTTGTACTCATCAGCACAGTCTGCTacttcttcttccttgaacATCTACTG ATTCGTGACTTGAAATCACAAGCTATCTTTGTGGCAGCGCCATTCTCATTCACCTTAGCTCTCTTAGCCTCAACTTTTGCCGTCGTCCTCG CTATAAGAGAATACATGTGGACATACGCAGCTCTTGAGTTTGCACTAGTGGCCTTGCTTGTTCATCTCTTATATGTTACA TTTGGTTTGCCGGTTGTCTACTCAATGCTTTTCGCGGGGATTCTTGGTTTCGGTATGGCAATGTGCTTGAACCAGCTGTACGTTTGCTATGCTTCTCGGCTTGTGCGAGTTCCACAGAACAGGAACTTAGTATAA
- the LOC106431473 gene encoding squamosa promoter-binding-like protein 7 isoform X1, with product MPFPRFEGLVCNLTQNLQPKSPTSSTTDGSLNDSKTNASSDIQSSMSQPPPPPEMDIQPPALLDDDPSSATWDWGDLLDFAADDDRLLFSPLPPPAMITTQSESYPSPDESGSGSDRVRKRDPRLLCSNFVQGMVPCSCPELDQKLEEAELPKRKRVRGGSGVVRCQVPGCEVDISELKGYHKRHRVCLACANASSVVLEGVDKRYCQQCGKFHVLPDFDEGKRSCRRKLERHNNRRKRKPVDKGGVASKQQQVLSQNDNSVIDVDDGKADNTCSSDQRVEQEASLISEDRNIPTQGSVPFPHSINADNFVPVTGSGEAQPDEGMNDTKFEPSPSSGDNKSAYSTVCPTGRISFKLYDWNPAEFPRRLRHQIFQWLATMPVELEGYIRPGCTILTVFIAMPEIMWAKLSKDPVAYLDEFILKPGKMLFGRGSMTVYLNNMIFRLLKGGTTLKRVDVKLESPKLQFVYPTCFEAGKPMELIVCGLNLVQPKCRFLVSFSGKYLPHNYSVVPAPDQDGKRSCSNKLYRITIVNSDPNLFGPAFVEVENESGLSNFIPLIIGDKAICSEMKLIEQKFNATLFPEEQDVTACYCSLTCRCRDFKERQSTFTGLLLDIAWSVKVPSAECTELTVNRCQIKRYNRVLNYLKQSSNSPSILGNILHNLETLVKKMDPGSLIHSKCDCDVRLLHENMNLARKQQSDEDSKVNPVTSACCCESSFHKDKPSRTLNFNQDPEAGLDCKERIQAASPDTGVNETDPLLKKEVVMNVSDKGDWPRKSCIPIHSAQTIRSRQTAFLITTFVVCFAVCAVIYHPNKVTQFAVAIRARLAHKL from the exons ATGCCTTTCCCCAGATTTGAAGGACTAGTTTGCAATTTAACCCAAAACCTTCAACCAAAATCACCAACTTCCTCAACAACCGATGGGTCCTTAAACGATTCGAAGACGAACGCATCATCAGATATACAATCTTCTATGTCGCAACCGCCACCACCGCCGGAGATGGATATCCAACCGCCGGCATTGCTCGACGACGATCCTTCCTCCGCCACGTGGGATTGGGGAGATCTCCTTGACTTCGCCGCAGACGACGACCGTCTACTCTTCTCCCCCCTTCCTCCTCCGGCGATGATTACGACGCAATCTGAATCGTATCCTTCTCCGGATGAATCGGGCTCGGGCTCGGATCGGGTCAGGAAGCGTGACCCGAGGCTGCTCTGTTCCAATTTCGTGCAAGGGATGGTCCCGTGCTCGTGTCCGGAGCTCGATCAGAAGCTGGAGGAGGCTGAGCTGCCGAAGAGGAAGCGGGTTCGAGGCGGGTCGGGTGTGGTTAGGTGTCAGGTTCCGGGTTGTGAAGTGGATATAAGTGAGCTCAAAGGGTATCATAAAAGGCATAGGGTTTGTCTTGCGTGTGCTAACGCTAGCTCCGTGGTGCTTGAGGGAGTGGATAAGAGATACTGTCAACAGTGTGGAAA GTTCCACGTGCTCCCggactttgatgagggaaaacgAAGCTGTAGGAGAAAGCTAGAGCGTCACAATAACAGGCGAAAAAGGAAACCTGTAGATAAAGGAGGAGTTGCTTCTAAGCAACAGCAAGTGTTATCACAGAATGATAACAGTGTAATTGATGTTGATGATGGCAAAG CAGATAATACATGCTCTAGTGATCAGAGAGTGGAACAAGAGGCTTCATTGATTTCTGAAGATCGGAATATTCCCACTCAGGGTTCTGTACCCTTTCCTCATAGCATCAACGCAGACAACTTTGTCCCTGTTACAGGTTCGGGTGAAGCTCAACCAGATGAAGGAATGAATGACACAAAGTTTGAACCTTCACCTTCTAGTGGTGACAACAAAAGTGCTTACTCAACTGTG TGCCCTACAGGACGGATCTCTTTTAAGCTCTACGACTGGAATCCAGCAGAGTTCCCACGGAGACTACGTCATCAA ATATTCCAATGGTTGGCGACCATGCCTGTTGAGCTGGAGGGCTATATCCGCCCAGGATGTACAATTTTGACTGTCTTTATTGCAATGCCAGAGATTATGTGGGCGAAG TTGTCTAAAGATCCGGTGGCATATCTTGATGAATTTATTCTTAAACCTGGAAAGATGCTATTTGGAAGAGGCTCGATGACTGTATATTTGAATAACATGATATTCCGTCTTTTGAAAG GTGGAACAACTTTAAAAAGAGTTGATGTAAAATTAGAGTCACCGAAACTTCAGTTTGTGTATCCAACATGTTTTGAAGCTGGAAAACCAATGGAACTCATTGTTTGTGGACTTAACCTTGTGCAACCCAAATGCCG GTTTCTTGTGTCTTTTTCTGGGAAGTACTTACCACATAACTATTCTGTTGTACCTGCACCGGACCAGGATGGGAAGCGTTCTTGTAGTAACAAGTTGTACAGGATAACTATTGTGAATTCTGACCCTAATCTCTTTGGCCCTGCATTTGTCGAG GTTGAAAACGAATCTGGCCTATCGAATTTCATACCTCTAATAATTGGAGACAAAGCTATTTGTTCTGAAATGAAACTAATAGAGCAGAAGTTCAATGCTACACTCTTTCCAGAGGAGCAAGACGTTACCGCATGCTATTGTTCTTTGACTTGCCGTTGCAGGGATTTCAAAGAGAGGCAAAGCACCTTTACTGGCCTCTTGTTAGATATTGCATGGTCAGTGAAGGTGCCCTCTGCAGAATGCACTGAACTAACCGTGAACCGATGTCAGATAAAACGATACAACCGAGTGTTGAATTATTTGAAACAAAGTAGTAACTCGCCCTCAATCTTAGGAAACATACTGCACAATCTGGAAACTTTGGTGAAGAAAATGGATCCAGGCAGTCTCATTCACAGTAAATGTGACTGCGACGTGAGGCTTCTACATGAGAATATGAATCTAGCCAGAAAGCAGCAGAGCGATGAAGATTCAAAGGTGAATCCAGTTACATCAGCGTGCTGTTGTGAGAGCAGTTTTCATAAAGACAAACCATCAAGAACATTAAACTTCAATCAG GATCCGGAAGCAGGATTAGATTGTAAGGAGAGGATACAAGCGGCTTCACCAGATACTGGCGTTAATGAAACGGATCCTCTTTTAAAGAAAGAGGTTGTCATGAACGTAAGTGACAAAGGAGACTGGCCGAGGAAGTCCTGTATACCAATACACTCTGCCCAAACAATCAGGTCCCGTCAAACTGCTTTCTTAATCACTACATTCGTTGTCTGCTTTGCGGTCTGTGCGGTTATCTACCATCCAAACAAGGTCACACAGTTTGCAGTGGCGATCCGAGCGAGATTGGCGCACAAACTTTGA
- the LOC106431424 gene encoding 50S ribosomal protein L33, which translates to MGDKRKKTFMFIRLVSAAGTGFFYVKRKSSKGLLEKLEFRKYDPRVNRHVLFTEQKMK; encoded by the coding sequence ATGGGGgacaagaggaagaagacgttCATGTTCATCCGTCTGGTCTCAGCTGCTGGAACTGGGTTCTTCTATGTGAAGAGGAAGAGTAGCAAGGGtcttcttgagaagcttgagttCCGCAAGTACGATCCTCGTGTCAACCGCCATGTCCTCTTCACTGAGCAGAAGATGAAGTGA
- the LOC106431422 gene encoding uncharacterized protein LOC106431422 isoform X1 has protein sequence MQDSSPPSQVKEDVTRSQPNKTQSDASIHKLPNPMPIGILRNLSLKRKASLPNYEKRLLLSPTVSEASEKPNSSVASLPYWKRCLSLPSSTNAANKLSLATSTPQASPLGHTDQSTSNRDGASVSRSLSMPGRNKVIVRAVSFDNSSKQHVSNEASGSGSADEITPVTAEETEEEIPEEEAVCRICLDVCEEGNTLKMECSCKGDLRLVHEHCAIKWFSTKGTRICDVCRQEVRNLPVILLRVPTINQLTTRRELTQQNPQPQSISVGQEFVVLVLISTVCYFFFLEHLLIRDLKSQAIFVAAPFSFTLALLASTFAVVLAIREYMWTYAALEFALVALLVHLLYVTFGLPVVYSMLFAGILGFGMAMCLNQLYVCYASRLVRVPQNRNLV, from the exons ATGCAAGattcttctcctccttctcaG GTTAAAGAAGATGTCACCAGATCTCAACCAAATAAAACCCAATCTGATGCTTCAATCCACAAACTCCCCAACCCTATGCCTATAGGAATCTTGAGGAACCTGAGTCTGAAAAGAAAAGCTTCTCTTCCCAACTATGAGAAGAGATTGCTACTTAGTCCAACTGTTTCAGAAGCCTCTGAAAAGCCTAATAGCTCCGTTGCTTCTTTGCCTTATTGGAAAAGATGCTTGTCACTTCCTTCTTCTACAAATGCTGCTAATAAGTTGTCTCTGGCTACATCTACACCGCAGGCTTCACCTCTGGGGCATACTGACCAATCTACATCTAAT AGGGATGGTGCATCAGTTTCAAGATCCTTGTCTATGCCTGGGAGAAACAAAGTCATTGTACGAGCTGTCTCTTTTGACAACAGCAGCAAACAACACGTTTCCAATGAAGCAAGTGGTAGTGGTAGTG CAGATGAGATCACTCCGGTTACTGCGGAAGAAACTGAAGAAGAGATccctgaagaagaagctgtgtgCAGGATTTGTCTTGATGTCTGCGAGGAAGGCAACACGCTGAAAATGGAATGCAGTTGCAAAGGCGACCTCAGGCTTGTTCATGAGCACTGTGCGATTAAGTGGTTTAGTACAAAGGGAACTCGAATTTGCGATGTTTGCAGACAAGAAGTCAGAAACTTACCAGTGATTCTGCTTCGTGTCCCAACAATCAATCAGCTTACCACTAGACGGGAACTCACTCAGCAGAATCCACAGCCACAAAGCATTAG TGTGGGGCAAGAGTTTGTAGTGCTTGTACTCATCAGCACAGTCTGCTacttcttcttccttgaacATCTACTG ATTCGTGACTTGAAATCACAAGCTATCTTTGTGGCAGCGCCATTCTCATTCACCTTAGCTCTCTTAGCCTCAACTTTTGCCGTCGTCCTCG CTATAAGAGAATACATGTGGACATACGCAGCTCTTGAGTTTGCACTAGTGGCCTTGCTTGTTCATCTCTTATATGTTACA TTTGGTTTGCCGGTTGTCTACTCAATGCTTTTCGCGGGGATTCTTGGTTTCGGTATGGCAATGTGCTTGAACCAGCTGTACGTTTGCTATGCTTCTCGGCTTGTGCGAGTTCCACAGAACAGGAACTTAGTATAA
- the LOC106431423 gene encoding NADH dehydrogenase [ubiquinone] 1 alpha subcomplex subunit 8-B, with translation MSSAVDATGNPIPTSAVLTASAKHIGLRCMPENVAFLKCKKNDPNPEKCLDKGRDVTRCVLGLLKDLHQKCQKEMDDYVGCMYYYTNEFDLCRKEQEAFEKVCPLK, from the exons ATGTCGAGTGCGGTGGACGCGACGGGGAACCCGATCCCTACTTCTGCAGTGTTGACTGCGTCGGCGAAGCATATAGGTTTAAGATGTATGCCGGAGAACGTTGCGTTTCTGAAATGCAAGAAGAACGATCCAAACCCTGAGAAATGTCTCGACAAGGGTCGTGACGTCACTCGCTGTGTCCTTGGCTT GCTGAAGGATCTTCACCAGAAATGCCAAAAGGAGATGGATGACTACGTTGGGTGTATGTATTACTACACAAACGAGTTTGATCTCTGTAGGAAAGAGCAAGAAGCCTTCGAGAAAGTTTGTCCCCTGAAATGA